The following coding sequences lie in one Moritella sp. F3 genomic window:
- the pntB gene encoding Re/Si-specific NAD(P)(+) transhydrogenase subunit beta, whose product MSQESIDAAQTAINAAQVAVDAATQAAQVAQTAVAEQAPVVIEAVQEVVVATNGKGILEAAYIAAAVLFVLALAALSKQETAQQGIFVGILGMVVAVVATLFSSDVTNIGYIIAAMLAGGAFGVRWANKVAMTEMPEMVAILNSFGGLAAVFIGYNSYIEHSITEPVMLSIHLTLIFLGVFIGIVTFVGSLVAWGKLNGRVKSSALMLPHRHKMNLAALLVIVFLMFSFVGAGLEGDTAALVIMSLIAIVFGAHLVLSIGGADMPVVVSMLNSYSGWAGAATGLILGNDLLIVTGALVGSSGAILSYVMCKAMNRSFISVIAGGFGNDVVAPTGDEEQGVHVETSAAEVAEMLMGSKRVIITPGYGMAVAQAQYPVFAITKKLRDAGVDVRFGIHPVAGRLPGHMNVLLAEAKVPYDIVLEMDEINEDFNTTDTVLVIGANDTVNPAAKEENSPISGMPVLEVWNATNVVVFKRSMATGYAGVQNPLFFKENTTMLFGDAKGSCDDIISHM is encoded by the coding sequence ATGTCTCAAGAATCAATTGATGCTGCACAAACTGCGATTAACGCAGCGCAAGTAGCAGTAGATGCAGCAACACAGGCTGCACAAGTGGCACAAACTGCGGTTGCAGAACAAGCGCCAGTAGTTATTGAAGCTGTACAAGAAGTTGTTGTTGCAACAAATGGTAAAGGTATTTTAGAAGCGGCTTATATCGCTGCTGCGGTACTATTTGTACTTGCACTTGCTGCACTATCAAAGCAAGAAACAGCACAACAAGGTATTTTCGTTGGTATTCTAGGTATGGTTGTAGCTGTTGTTGCAACATTATTTAGCAGCGACGTAACGAATATCGGCTATATCATTGCCGCTATGCTTGCTGGTGGTGCATTTGGTGTACGTTGGGCAAACAAAGTTGCGATGACTGAAATGCCAGAGATGGTTGCGATCCTAAACAGCTTCGGTGGTTTAGCAGCAGTATTTATCGGTTACAACAGCTATATCGAACACAGTATTACTGAACCAGTAATGTTAAGCATTCACTTAACATTGATCTTCCTGGGTGTATTTATTGGTATCGTTACATTTGTTGGTTCATTAGTTGCTTGGGGTAAATTAAACGGTCGTGTTAAATCGAGCGCGTTAATGTTACCACACCGTCATAAAATGAACTTAGCAGCATTGCTAGTGATTGTTTTCCTCATGTTCTCGTTTGTTGGTGCTGGCCTTGAAGGCGACACTGCAGCATTAGTTATCATGAGCCTTATTGCTATTGTATTTGGTGCGCATTTAGTTCTATCAATTGGTGGCGCAGATATGCCAGTTGTAGTGTCTATGCTGAACTCTTATTCTGGTTGGGCTGGTGCGGCTACAGGTCTTATCTTAGGTAATGATCTGTTAATCGTAACGGGTGCTCTAGTTGGTTCTTCAGGTGCAATCTTAAGTTATGTAATGTGTAAAGCGATGAACCGTTCGTTTATCTCTGTAATTGCTGGTGGCTTCGGTAACGATGTTGTTGCACCTACAGGTGATGAAGAGCAAGGCGTTCACGTTGAAACATCTGCTGCTGAAGTGGCTGAAATGCTAATGGGCTCTAAGCGTGTGATCATCACTCCTGGCTATGGTATGGCTGTTGCGCAAGCACAGTATCCTGTATTCGCAATCACCAAGAAATTACGTGATGCCGGTGTTGATGTTCGCTTTGGTATTCACCCTGTAGCGGGTCGTTTACCAGGTCACATGAACGTACTACTTGCTGAAGCAAAAGTACCTTACGATATCGTATTAGAAATGGATGAAATCAATGAAGATTTCAATACCACTGATACTGTACTTGTAATCGGTGCGAACGATACGGTTAACCCTGCGGCGAAAGAAGAAAACTCGCCAATCTCAGGTATGCCTGTACTTGAAGTTTGGAACGCGACTAACGTTGTTGTATTCAAACGTAGTATGGCTACTGGTTATGCTGGTGTTCAGAACCCATTGTTCTTCAAAGAAAACACAACTATGCTATTTGGCGATGCTAAAGGTTCTTGTGATGATATAATTTCTCACATGTAA
- a CDS encoding DUF294 nucleotidyltransferase-like domain-containing protein: MEIELLEIKNFISQYQPFDQLPEEALVEVVKSIEISYYRADSMIIEYGHKIHDLYFIRSGVVEIYRRKGELYNRLDQGELFGQMGLLANNKVRLPAKAVKDTLVYCIPESIFHDFCERYEAFSDFSEVEGTIRLKQAVEDNNDDANSLTTSKVKTLLSRDLVMLKSTTSIQDVAKVMAEEHVSAALINDPAITDEEGNNFVGIITQHDLCAKVIAMGMSVDNPVSDVMSTELMSLDHNAYISEAMLMMLRYNVHHLPILKNKQPIGLIEVADIIRYESQNSLLLSGSIFQQQNIEDLVLLSNQLKDCFVRMVNEDANSHMIGSAMSEIGRSFKQRLLELAEEELGEPPVPYCFLALGSMARDEQLIVTDQDNGIILDNSYDDAEHGEYFEKLSKFVCDGLAACGYTYCTGDIMATNPEHRKTQAQWEECFADWIDNPNPQALLNCSIFFDLTGVYGRVKWAEQLNAFILRRAKKNNRFLACLARNALNRTPPLGFFKNFVMENDGRHNNSINLKRRGTAPLADLIRVHGLAIGSQSQNSFERLEDIIEAGILPASKGQDLQHAMELISLVRLRHQALDIESDIEPDNNIEPENMSEFERRNLKDAFLVLSNAQNFLKYRYTANKM; the protein is encoded by the coding sequence ATGGAAATCGAATTACTAGAAATTAAAAATTTCATAAGCCAATACCAACCTTTCGATCAATTGCCAGAAGAAGCATTAGTCGAAGTCGTCAAAAGCATTGAGATCTCGTACTACCGTGCAGACTCAATGATCATTGAGTATGGTCACAAGATCCATGATCTGTATTTTATTCGCAGCGGCGTGGTGGAAATATACCGCCGTAAAGGTGAATTATACAACCGTTTGGATCAAGGCGAATTATTTGGTCAGATGGGACTGCTGGCCAATAATAAAGTACGTTTACCTGCGAAAGCGGTAAAAGACACGTTAGTTTACTGTATTCCTGAATCCATCTTCCATGATTTTTGTGAGCGCTATGAAGCGTTTTCAGATTTCTCTGAAGTTGAAGGTACAATCCGCTTAAAACAGGCTGTTGAAGATAATAATGATGACGCCAATTCACTCACTACATCGAAAGTGAAAACGTTATTAAGCAGAGACTTAGTTATGTTGAAAAGTACCACTTCCATTCAGGATGTGGCGAAAGTCATGGCAGAGGAACATGTTTCTGCAGCGCTGATCAATGATCCCGCAATTACCGATGAAGAGGGGAATAATTTTGTTGGTATTATTACTCAACACGACCTGTGCGCCAAAGTAATTGCGATGGGCATGAGTGTCGATAATCCTGTTTCAGATGTCATGTCGACAGAATTGATGTCGCTTGATCATAATGCTTATATTTCTGAAGCTATGCTAATGATGCTGCGTTATAACGTGCACCACCTACCTATCTTAAAAAACAAACAACCTATCGGCCTTATTGAAGTGGCTGATATCATTCGTTATGAATCACAAAACAGTTTGTTATTGTCGGGCAGTATTTTTCAGCAACAAAATATAGAAGACTTAGTATTACTTTCAAATCAGCTTAAAGATTGTTTCGTGCGTATGGTTAATGAAGATGCTAACTCACACATGATCGGCAGTGCAATGTCAGAGATTGGTCGCAGCTTTAAACAGCGATTACTTGAACTTGCTGAGGAAGAGTTAGGCGAGCCACCTGTACCTTATTGTTTCTTGGCCTTAGGTTCGATGGCGCGTGATGAACAATTGATCGTAACAGACCAAGATAACGGTATTATTTTGGATAACAGTTATGATGATGCTGAACATGGCGAATATTTTGAAAAGTTATCTAAGTTTGTCTGTGATGGTTTAGCGGCTTGTGGTTATACCTATTGTACCGGTGATATTATGGCGACCAATCCTGAACATCGTAAAACCCAAGCACAATGGGAAGAATGTTTTGCTGATTGGATTGATAACCCGAACCCACAAGCGTTATTAAATTGTTCTATCTTCTTTGATTTAACCGGTGTTTATGGCCGCGTAAAATGGGCTGAACAATTAAACGCCTTTATCTTGCGACGCGCTAAGAAAAATAACCGATTCTTAGCCTGTTTAGCCCGTAATGCCTTGAACCGTACACCGCCACTGGGCTTCTTCAAGAACTTTGTGATGGAGAACGATGGCCGTCATAACAACTCTATTAATTTAAAACGACGTGGTACAGCACCACTTGCAGATTTGATCCGTGTGCATGGATTAGCCATTGGTTCACAATCTCAAAATTCATTCGAACGCTTAGAAGATATTATTGAAGCGGGGATCTTACCGGCATCGAAAGGCCAGGACTTACAGCATGCGATGGAATTGATTTCCTTAGTACGCTTACGTCACCAAGCGCTAGATATAGAATCGGATATTGAACCTGATAATAATATTGAGCCTGAAAACATGTCTGAATTCGAGCGTCGTAACCTTAAAGATGCATTCTTGGTATTGAGTAACGCGCAGAACTTTTTAAAGTATCGTTATAC
- a CDS encoding Re/Si-specific NAD(P)(+) transhydrogenase subunit alpha, translating into MQIGIPRETLKGETRAAATPATVEQLQKLGFTVLVESNAGQLASFSDATFEAAGATISTDTKQVWASDIVLKVNAPANDKEIKLLQKGTSLISFIWPAQNEELLEKLAKREINVLAMDSVPRISRSQSLDALSSMANIAGYRAVIESANEFGRFFTGQITAAGKVPPAKVLIIGAGVAGLAAVGAAGSLGAIVRAYDTRPEVKEQITSMGAEFLEVDFEESAGSGDGYAKVMSDDYKVHEQKMLADQVADADIVITTALIPGRPAPRLISQEMVDAMKAGSVIVDLAAVNGGNVEPSVVDKVITTDGGVKVIGYNEMARRLPAQASQLYGTNLVNLLKLLTPEKDGEMSINFDDVVQRGVTVIKDGEITWPAPPIQVSAAPQAAKKEEVKAAPAKPEKKKTGIYKAILAGGGIWAYSALASYVPAEFLNHLMVFALACVIGYYLIWDVASSLHTPLMSVTNAISGIVILGAFFQMGAESGLVTFLAFLGTFIATINIAGGFAVTERMLKMFRK; encoded by the coding sequence ATGCAAATAGGTATACCAAGAGAGACCCTCAAAGGTGAAACTCGCGCTGCTGCAACGCCAGCAACGGTTGAGCAGTTACAGAAACTTGGCTTCACAGTATTGGTTGAAAGCAATGCTGGACAATTAGCAAGTTTCAGTGACGCTACTTTTGAAGCGGCAGGTGCAACAATATCAACGGATACCAAACAAGTTTGGGCTTCTGATATTGTTCTTAAAGTTAATGCGCCAGCAAATGACAAAGAAATTAAGCTATTACAAAAAGGCACTTCGTTAATCAGTTTCATTTGGCCTGCCCAAAATGAAGAACTGCTAGAGAAACTTGCAAAGCGTGAGATTAACGTTTTAGCAATGGACTCTGTGCCGCGTATTTCACGTTCACAGTCACTTGATGCATTAAGCTCAATGGCTAATATCGCCGGTTACCGTGCGGTGATTGAATCAGCCAATGAATTTGGTCGTTTCTTTACGGGGCAAATTACCGCTGCAGGTAAAGTACCACCTGCTAAAGTACTGATTATTGGTGCTGGTGTTGCTGGTCTTGCTGCTGTCGGTGCTGCTGGTAGCTTAGGCGCTATTGTACGTGCTTACGATACTCGTCCTGAAGTTAAAGAACAAATCACCAGTATGGGTGCTGAATTCTTAGAAGTAGATTTTGAAGAATCTGCTGGCTCAGGTGATGGTTACGCGAAAGTAATGAGTGACGACTATAAGGTTCACGAGCAAAAAATGCTTGCAGACCAAGTCGCTGATGCTGATATCGTGATTACGACTGCACTTATTCCGGGTCGTCCTGCGCCACGTCTAATTAGCCAAGAAATGGTTGATGCGATGAAAGCGGGTAGTGTGATTGTCGATTTAGCTGCTGTGAATGGTGGTAACGTTGAACCAAGTGTTGTAGATAAAGTGATTACTACTGACGGTGGCGTTAAAGTTATCGGTTACAACGAAATGGCTCGTCGTTTACCTGCACAAGCATCTCAGCTTTATGGTACTAACTTAGTTAACCTGCTTAAGTTATTAACACCAGAAAAAGACGGTGAAATGAGCATCAATTTTGATGATGTTGTTCAACGTGGTGTGACGGTTATCAAAGACGGTGAAATTACTTGGCCTGCGCCACCTATTCAAGTTTCAGCTGCGCCTCAAGCAGCGAAAAAAGAAGAAGTGAAAGCTGCGCCAGCAAAACCTGAAAAGAAAAAAACCGGTATTTACAAAGCGATCCTAGCGGGTGGCGGTATTTGGGCTTATTCAGCGTTAGCAAGTTATGTTCCTGCTGAATTCTTAAATCACTTAATGGTATTTGCACTGGCTTGTGTGATTGGTTATTACCTGATTTGGGACGTTGCATCGTCATTGCATACACCGCTTATGAGTGTAACTAATGCTATTTCAGGTATTGTTATCCTTGGTGCTTTCTTCCAAATGGGCGCAGAGAGCGGTCTTGTTACCTTCCTCGCATTCCTCGGCACATTTATTGCCACTATCAACATCGCCGGTGGTTTTGCCGTTACTGAGCGTATGCTGAAAATGTTCCGTAAATAA
- a CDS encoding amino acid aminotransferase, translating to MFEKIVTAAADPILGLTEAFAKDPRAEKINLGVGIYKDETGQTPILKSVKLAEQKLINEEKSKSYLSIEGHKAYASAVQKLLFGTDSEVVTSQRAITAQAPGGTGALRTAADFIKSHLTSDRIWVSNPTWANHGNVFNTAGLEVKQYAYYDAETRGLDFNAMLASLAEAEAGDVVLFHGCCHNPTGIDPTLEQWTTLAQLCANKKLLPLFDFAYQGFATGVEEDAAGLRVFAQHCEELLVANSFSKNFGLYNERVGGLTLVAKDQDVATAAFSQIKSGIRANYSNPPAHGAAVVAIILDNEELRNQWVAEVAEMRVRIHEMRELFVSTLADMGVTGDYSFITRQNGMFSFSGLTKEQVATLKDEHAVYIVGSGRISVAGMTKNNMQPLCKALAAVL from the coding sequence ATGTTTGAGAAAATCGTTACAGCAGCAGCAGACCCAATTTTAGGTTTAACGGAAGCATTCGCTAAAGATCCTCGCGCCGAAAAAATCAATTTAGGTGTAGGTATTTATAAAGATGAAACGGGTCAAACGCCTATCCTAAAATCAGTTAAATTAGCAGAACAAAAGCTGATTAATGAAGAAAAAAGTAAAAGTTACTTGAGTATTGAAGGCCATAAAGCATATGCGTCTGCAGTACAAAAACTATTATTTGGTACAGATAGCGAAGTTGTAACATCACAGCGTGCAATTACAGCACAAGCACCGGGTGGTACAGGTGCTTTACGTACAGCTGCCGATTTTATCAAAAGTCATTTAACCAGTGATCGTATTTGGGTAAGTAACCCAACATGGGCGAATCACGGCAATGTATTTAATACTGCGGGTCTAGAAGTTAAGCAATATGCTTATTATGACGCAGAAACGCGCGGCTTAGATTTTAATGCCATGTTAGCATCTTTAGCTGAAGCTGAAGCGGGTGATGTGGTTCTGTTCCACGGTTGCTGTCATAACCCAACAGGTATTGATCCAACATTGGAACAGTGGACTACACTTGCGCAATTGTGTGCGAACAAAAAATTATTACCACTGTTTGATTTTGCATACCAAGGTTTTGCTACAGGTGTAGAAGAAGATGCAGCAGGTCTGCGTGTATTCGCACAGCATTGCGAAGAATTATTAGTTGCTAACTCATTCTCTAAAAACTTTGGTTTATATAATGAACGTGTTGGTGGTTTAACGCTAGTAGCGAAAGATCAAGATGTTGCAACGGCAGCATTTAGCCAGATCAAATCAGGTATTCGCGCTAACTATTCAAACCCACCTGCACATGGCGCAGCAGTTGTGGCTATTATCCTTGATAATGAAGAATTACGTAACCAGTGGGTTGCAGAAGTGGCTGAAATGCGCGTACGTATTCACGAAATGCGTGAGCTATTTGTATCGACACTGGCTGATATGGGGGTGACTGGCGACTATAGCTTTATTACCCGTCAAAACGGTATGTTCTCATTCTCAGGTCTGACGAAAGAACAAGTGGCTACATTGAAAGATGAGCACGCTGTTTATATCGTTGGTTCTGGCCGTATCAGTGTTGCTGGTATGACTAAAAACAACATGCAGCCTTTATGTAAAGCGCTTGCTGCGGTACTTTAA
- the mrcB gene encoding penicillin-binding protein 1B, translating to MSKKIKSDKTKNRKRLWLTLLLIPVLVGIAVMIYLDVIIRTTYDENKWAVPSTVYARPLELYEGAALTVKDLQTELSLLGYKFVDYPAKPGQANIQGEQVHLYTPGFQFSDGLEPPRNVLLTVKSGSVVKLESDDNASLLRLEPVVIGGIYPAHNEDRLLVQLSEVPESLQAMLVAVEDDSFYDHHGISVRGIARALIANIKQGGISQGASTLTQQLVKNYYLTSERTLSRKAQEALMALLLELHFSKDAILQGYINEIYLGQDGPRAIHGFGLASQYYFKTPLAELALDKQALLVALVRGASYYNPWRNPERALKRRDLVLDIAVREGRLDAELAAAAKAQPLGMGEQTASSTKRFPAYLDLVRRQLQRDYKVEDLSENGLSIFTHFDPLVQSSAELSLTKSIARHKRDGLTAKLEGAVVITRPNTGAVIAIVGGANTRFAGFNRAIDARRQVGSLIKPAVYLTALEQPDKYNLATVISDDEYNLPLPNGDVWSPKNYDKKDHGDVLLYSALAKSYNQSTARLGNEIGLAKIVDTLGRLGVEQKIPELPAITLGAVDMSPLSVAQMFQTLSADGFYTPLLAISAVVDPQGEVLKSYPLAVDKRFDAGSVYMLRHAMQAVTHEGSGRALEWLLPDFEVAGKTGTTNNLRDSWFAGFSGDMMAVVWMGRDDNASTGLTGSSGALRVWADIFRQRSTLPIQNLPPQNITVGWVDKDTGQGSQGSCLNSIPLPFISGYEPEVELRCNQGVKRVIEWFRDLVE from the coding sequence GTGAGTAAAAAAATAAAAAGCGATAAGACTAAAAACCGCAAACGTTTATGGTTGACGTTATTGCTTATTCCGGTGCTGGTCGGCATCGCGGTGATGATTTATTTAGATGTGATTATTCGTACTACTTATGATGAAAATAAGTGGGCGGTACCATCGACGGTTTATGCGCGTCCCCTTGAATTATATGAAGGTGCTGCGCTAACAGTTAAAGATTTACAGACTGAACTTAGCTTATTAGGCTATAAATTTGTCGACTATCCGGCAAAACCAGGACAAGCAAATATACAAGGTGAACAAGTTCACCTTTATACGCCAGGCTTTCAATTTAGTGATGGCCTAGAGCCTCCGCGCAATGTCTTACTAACAGTGAAAAGTGGCTCAGTTGTAAAACTGGAGAGTGATGATAATGCTTCATTATTACGCTTGGAACCTGTTGTTATTGGTGGTATTTATCCTGCACATAATGAAGACCGATTATTAGTACAGTTATCCGAAGTGCCAGAATCGTTACAAGCTATGTTGGTTGCGGTTGAAGATGACAGTTTTTATGATCATCATGGCATTTCTGTACGTGGTATTGCGCGAGCATTAATTGCTAATATCAAACAAGGCGGCATATCTCAAGGCGCATCAACGCTGACTCAACAATTGGTTAAAAATTATTACTTAACTTCTGAACGGACTTTAAGTCGTAAAGCGCAAGAAGCACTCATGGCGCTCCTGCTGGAATTGCACTTTAGTAAAGATGCTATTTTACAAGGTTATATAAATGAAATTTACCTGGGTCAAGATGGTCCTCGTGCTATCCATGGTTTCGGTTTAGCCAGCCAATATTATTTTAAAACACCCCTTGCAGAGTTAGCGCTCGATAAACAGGCGTTATTGGTTGCTTTAGTGCGTGGTGCGAGTTATTACAACCCATGGCGAAACCCCGAGCGGGCACTTAAACGTCGAGATTTGGTGTTAGATATTGCGGTGCGTGAAGGGCGCTTAGATGCTGAGCTCGCTGCGGCGGCTAAAGCACAGCCATTAGGTATGGGCGAACAAACGGCGAGTAGCACCAAGCGTTTTCCTGCCTATCTCGATTTGGTACGCCGTCAATTACAGCGTGATTATAAAGTCGAGGATTTAAGTGAAAATGGACTGTCTATTTTTACTCACTTTGATCCGCTAGTGCAAAGCAGTGCTGAATTAAGTTTAACCAAATCGATTGCTCGACATAAACGTGATGGTTTAACTGCTAAACTAGAAGGTGCCGTTGTTATCACTCGGCCAAATACTGGGGCTGTTATTGCTATCGTTGGTGGCGCTAATACGCGGTTTGCTGGTTTTAACCGAGCAATTGATGCAAGACGTCAAGTTGGCTCGTTAATAAAGCCTGCTGTCTATTTGACGGCTTTAGAGCAACCGGATAAATATAACTTAGCGACAGTGATCAGCGATGACGAGTATAATCTACCGTTGCCGAATGGCGATGTTTGGTCACCGAAAAATTATGATAAAAAAGACCACGGTGATGTGCTGTTATATAGTGCGCTCGCGAAATCTTATAATCAATCGACTGCGCGTTTAGGTAATGAAATTGGTTTAGCTAAAATTGTGGATACGCTAGGGCGCTTAGGTGTTGAACAAAAAATCCCTGAGTTACCTGCGATTACATTAGGAGCCGTGGATATGTCGCCGCTTTCTGTGGCGCAGATGTTCCAGACTTTATCTGCAGATGGTTTTTATACGCCGCTATTGGCGATCAGTGCCGTTGTCGATCCTCAAGGGGAAGTACTTAAAAGTTACCCGCTAGCGGTTGATAAACGCTTTGATGCTGGATCTGTATATATGCTGCGTCATGCGATGCAAGCTGTGACACATGAAGGGTCGGGGAGAGCGCTAGAATGGCTATTACCTGATTTTGAAGTGGCAGGTAAAACGGGTACAACTAACAATTTACGAGACAGTTGGTTTGCTGGTTTCTCGGGAGACATGATGGCGGTGGTGTGGATGGGACGTGATGATAATGCCTCGACCGGTTTGACTGGTTCAAGTGGGGCATTACGTGTTTGGGCCGATATTTTCCGCCAGCGTTCGACCTTACCGATCCAAAACCTGCCACCACAAAACATTACTGTCGGTTGGGTAGATAAAGATACTGGCCAAGGTAGCCAAGGCAGTTGTCTTAATTCTATTCCGCTACCCTTTATAAGCGGGTATGAACCGGAAGTTGAATTACGTTGTAACCAAGGGGTTAAGCGGGTCATTGAGTGGTTCCGAGACTTAGTCGAATAA
- a CDS encoding tetratricopeptide repeat protein, with product MRIIKRLCLLLLPWLLTACGSIPTYNSNGTEVQGSTNTSIDNTSKSKPAPAVKPKQAPVDDTAQAPAAVLSLMKRAEEQVSRGDNRGAIASLERAIRIAPRYPETYYHLGERYFYQGNYKQARSLAEKSITLGADWLLRRQAESLIERASAYQ from the coding sequence ATGAGAATAATTAAACGCTTGTGCCTGTTACTCTTACCCTGGTTACTGACTGCTTGTGGCAGTATCCCGACATATAATTCCAATGGGACTGAAGTGCAAGGTTCGACGAATACCAGTATTGATAACACCAGCAAAAGTAAGCCAGCACCAGCGGTTAAGCCGAAACAAGCACCTGTTGACGATACAGCTCAAGCACCCGCGGCGGTATTATCGCTGATGAAACGTGCAGAAGAGCAGGTGAGTCGTGGTGATAACCGCGGTGCTATCGCATCATTAGAGCGCGCTATCCGCATTGCTCCACGCTATCCTGAAACCTATTACCATTTAGGTGAGCGTTATTTTTATCAAGGTAATTATAAGCAAGCCCGTTCATTGGCTGAAAAGTCGATAACATTGGGTGCAGATTGGCTGTTACGCCGACAAGCTGAATCATTAATTGAACGTGCATCGGCATATCAATAA
- a CDS encoding OFA family MFS transporter has protein sequence MSNKPLQILLAGIGINLTIGILYAWGVFTVPLAEALNVDATDVKSPYKIAVFTFATCLLIAGILQDKIGPKKVTMLGVTLVGLGLIASGYTTTLTQLEFTFGGIVGAGIGFAYACISPSAMKWWPKGKKGLVSGLTAGGFGLASVYLAPLSTSLIESYGIYDTFKILGAGLLAIAIPLASLLVAPPAGYVADASEAKATASSDDINLTWQQMLKTRQFYQLWVMFMVSAAAGIMLIGSVGNISQSIGLTPEQIAFSVVLLAIFNTGGRVVGGLVSDKIGRVNTLALVFMMQAANMAFFTTITTQIPLMIAIAVGAMSYGALLSVFPTITADNYGLKTYGTNFGILYSSWGVSGFFGGFLATVAGSTNNTYFAFAALLVLVTVIAFFTKPVDKAAVLAKEAGKLKAAKA, from the coding sequence ATGAGTAATAAACCACTTCAAATCCTATTAGCTGGTATCGGCATAAACTTAACAATTGGCATCTTATACGCATGGGGTGTTTTCACTGTACCGCTAGCTGAAGCGTTAAACGTAGATGCTACAGATGTAAAATCACCATACAAAATTGCTGTTTTCACATTTGCTACTTGTTTACTTATTGCTGGTATTTTACAAGACAAGATCGGTCCTAAAAAAGTGACTATGCTTGGTGTTACTCTAGTAGGTCTTGGCCTTATTGCTTCAGGTTACACAACGACGTTAACGCAACTTGAATTTACCTTTGGTGGTATTGTTGGTGCTGGTATCGGTTTCGCATACGCATGTATTAGCCCAAGTGCTATGAAATGGTGGCCTAAAGGTAAAAAAGGTTTAGTAAGTGGTCTAACTGCTGGTGGTTTCGGACTTGCGTCTGTTTACCTAGCTCCACTATCTACAAGCCTTATTGAAAGCTATGGTATCTATGATACATTCAAAATATTAGGTGCTGGTCTTCTAGCGATTGCTATCCCATTAGCATCATTGCTTGTTGCGCCACCTGCTGGTTATGTTGCTGATGCATCTGAAGCGAAAGCGACAGCGTCAAGCGATGACATTAACCTGACTTGGCAACAAATGCTGAAAACGCGTCAATTTTACCAGTTATGGGTAATGTTTATGGTTTCAGCAGCTGCAGGTATCATGCTTATTGGTTCTGTTGGTAACATCAGCCAATCAATTGGCCTAACACCTGAGCAAATCGCATTCAGTGTTGTATTACTGGCTATCTTTAACACTGGTGGTCGTGTTGTTGGTGGTTTAGTTTCTGATAAGATTGGTCGTGTTAATACACTTGCTTTAGTGTTCATGATGCAAGCGGCTAACATGGCGTTCTTCACGACAATCACAACGCAAATCCCACTAATGATTGCGATTGCAGTTGGTGCGATGTCGTACGGTGCACTACTAAGTGTATTCCCTACGATCACTGCTGATAACTACGGTCTAAAAACTTACGGCACTAACTTCGGTATCCTTTATTCTTCATGGGGTGTATCTGGTTTCTTCGGTGGTTTCTTAGCAACGGTTGCAGGTTCAACTAACAATACTTATTTTGCTTTCGCAGCACTATTAGTACTCGTTACTGTTATTGCATTCTTTACTAAACCAGTAGATAAAGCTGCTGTATTAGCAAAAGAAGCAGGTAAATTAAAAGCCGCTAAAGCTTAA